A region from the Fusarium musae strain F31 chromosome 1, whole genome shotgun sequence genome encodes:
- a CDS encoding hypothetical protein (EggNog:ENOG41) translates to MTTVGTAQAAAERHDKEYSFIEALALGPRESFSLVSNEALGLPSSPSSPVLPVAPSIAQVTTITRPRTPPQKKQIVAPVSSQVHVASPIKSPTTTTAPSQKRAPSATTNTTTTAPRSLTSKKSSAMANSTKAQSACLELCHKTTALGDRISVRMLEYLTMVTKQPHGLDTLAHDFLDTCEILFSIEAGLGECIRNQQTFPGDVISELSKKFRVTQADFQLLDQMLGKFLENERKGAMGRMRRGWGRIFGDNDIEKMISALGRTRESLRMSALMFQWSLGNEKIENELGIGYTGLAAALDRMDTRAGMAPRSKLSDHGGSQYTPSSASQHRGVEGHSAAMSMASQPPLPPLPWAERSSSMREDTLAASLHQADARSFTGHHHTTASSIASNERYHSGTTATFDRMSTFDEHHEARSQHTAVSDSEVSLEELSGLDLNGGTKVVRLKADPFSMPRWNPRNTVGADAANLKSALLTAVRGKNHKLIEQLLDRGVSPNTGPEHLALKDAVLNSDAEAVRLLLLFGADPNGTDRDGVTPLLAAVEKSFLAGAVPLLKYGADPRFAMGEDNETPLAAACIANKVNFAHLLLIYGGDPNQLTATGETLLSSAINKKTPKKFIDLILDYGADPDLKSREGKTALFEAIQNSRVDIVNSLLDHGANPNLPGPKHMLWPATYQSACLQVLLAHGADPKKAPGIMELAVSVNNIESVKVLLNAKVDPNQKKDGVYTPLCTSIRDNRPDIFHLLLANKADPNVPASEYPAFKCITHNRLQFLPPLVDAGVNLSSPKGIVETAVSVNNMEALTWLLEKGMNPNDKNPKGHSPLTTAIRENRVEMVDFLLSHGADPNVRGQDWPVCMAVRNPPVLKRILSVLAEPRAFKGVMEMAVVANQLESVKLLLAAGVSVEDKNGGVFSPLTSAIREDRKDIVWFLINEGGADINAPGEHLPVVKALRRYRGDSEILEFLLEHGADPNKVYRGWNGVMQAVENGDEQILRLLGEKAGFDLDVKDELDRDVTEIAASRGWEEAVQILKEYAMTKSA, encoded by the coding sequence ATGACCACCGTGGGAACCGCTCAAGCTGCTGCAGAGAGACACGACAAGGAATACTCTTTCATCGAAGCCCTTGCTCTAGGTCCCCGCGAGTCTTTCTCCCTCGTATCAAACGAAGCTCTTGGCCTGCCCTCCTCCCCGAGCAGTCCTGTCCTCCCCGTCGCCCCATCCATCGCACAGgtcaccaccatcacacGACCTAGAACTCCTcctcagaagaagcagatcgtCGCTCCTGTGTCCTCGCAGGTCCACGTCGCCAGTCCCATCAAGAGCCCTACCACAACTACTGCGCCGTCGCAGAAGAGAGCTCCCAgcgccaccaccaacaccaccaccacagccCCGAGATCGCTCAccagcaagaagagcagCGCCATGGCCAACTCGACAAAGGCGCAGAGCGCCTGCCTGGAGCTGTGCCACAAGACCACGGCGCTCGGCGACCGCATCTCGGTGCGCATGCTCGAGTACCTCACCATGGTGACCAAGCAGCCGCACGGCCTCGACACCCTCGCCCACGACTTCCTCGACACGTGCGAaatcctcttctccatcgaGGCCGGGCTCGGCGAGTGCATCCGCAACCAGCAGACCTTCCCCGGCGACGTCATCTCCGAGCTGAGCAAGAAGTTCCGCGTCACACAGGCCGACTTCCAGCTGCTGGACCAGATGCTTGGCAAGTTCCTTGAGAACGAGCGCAAGGGCGCCATGGGCCGCATGCGCCGTGGCTGGGGTCGCATCTTTGGCGACAACGACATCGAGAAGATGATCAGCGCCCTGGGACGCACGCGCGAGAGCCTGCGTATGAGTGCGCTCATGTTTCAGTGGAGTCTGGGGaatgagaagattgagaatGAGCTTGGTATCGGCTACACTGGCCTCGCTGCTGCCCTCGACCGCATGGATACCCGTGCTGGCATGGCGCCGAGATCGAAGCTTTCTGACCACGGTGGTTCGCAGTACACACCTTCTTCTGCGTCGCAACATCGTGGTGTGGAGGGACACAGCGCCGCCATGTCGATGGCCTCTCAACCCCCATTGCCCCCTCTTCCCTGGGCGGAGCGATCGTCGTCTATGCGCGAGGACACACTCGCTGCGTCACTGCATCAGGCGGATGCTCGTTCATTTACCGGCCATCATCACACCACTGCTAGTTCAATCGCCTCCAATGAGCGGTATCACTCTGGTACCACTGCTACGTTCGATCGCATGAGCACCTTTGACGAACACCACGAGGCGCGGTCGCAGCACACCGCCGTGTCAGATAGTGAAGTATCGCTTGAGGAGCTCTCGGGTCTGGATCTCAACGGTGGCACAAAGGTTGTGCGACTCAAGGCCGATCCCTTCAGCATGCCCCGCTGGAACCCGAGAAACACCGTCGGCGCCGACGCAGCCAACCTCAAGTCTGCTCTCCTCACCGCCGTGCGCGGCAAGAACCACAAACTCATCGAGCAGCTCCTGGATCGTGGTGTGTCCCCCAACACTGGCCCTGAGCATCTCGCTCTCAAGGACGCTGTCCTCAACAGCGACGCCGAGGCCGTtcgtctcctcctcctcttcggcgCTGATCCCAACGGCACCGATCGCGATGGTGTAACACCGCTGCTCGCCGCCGTGGAGAAGTCTTTCCTCGCTGGTGCCgttcctcttctcaagtACGGCGCTGATCCTCGCTTCGCTATGGGTGAGGATAACGAGACTCCCCTCGCTGCTGCTTGTATCGCCAACAAGGTCAACTTTGCTCACCTGCTTCTCATCTACGGCGGTGACCCTAATCAATTGACCGCCACTGGCGAGACACTCCTCAGCAGCGCTATCAACAAGAAGACGCCCAAGAAGTTCatcgatctcatcctcgacTACGGCGCTGATCCCGATTTGAAGAGTCGCGAGGGAAAGACTGCTCTCTTCGAGGCCATTCAGAACTCGCGTGTAGACATCGTGAATAGTCTTCTCGACCACGGCGCAAACCCCAACTTGCCTGGTCCCAAGCACATGCTCTGGCCCGCCACCTACCAGAGCGCCTGTCTGCAGGTCCTCCTCGCCCACGGCGCCGACCCCAAGAAGGCCCCCGGTATCATGGAGCTCGCCGTCAGCGTCAACAACATCGAGTCCGTCAAGGTCCTCCTCAACGCAAAGGTCGACCCCAACCAGAAGAAGGACGGCGTGTACACGCCCCTCTGCACATCCATCCGCGACAACCGCCCTGACATcttccacctcctcctcgccaacaAGGCGGACCCCAACGTCCCCGCCAGCGAGTATCCCGCCTTCAAGTGCATCACGCACAACCGTCTTCAATTCCTCCCGCCTCTTGTCGACGCGGGCGTGAACCTCAGCTCCCCCAAGGGCATTGTCGAGACTGCCGTTAGTGTTAACAACATGGAGGCGCTCACATGGCTGCTGGAGAAGGGCATGAACCCTAATGATAAGAACCCCAAGGGTCACTCACCGTTGACGACTGCTATTCGTGAGAACAGGGTCGAGATGGTGGACTTTTTGCTCAGCCACGGTGCTGATCCTAACGTCCGTGGTCAAGACTGGCCCGTGTGCATGGCCGTCCGCAACCCCCCCGTGCTCAAGCGCATCCTCTCCGTGCTCGCTGAGCCCCGCGCCTTCAAGGGCGTGATGGAAATGGCCGTCGTCGCCAACCAGCTCGAGTCcgtcaagctcctcctcgcaGCCGGCGTATCAGTCGAGGACAAGAACGGCGGTGTCTTCTCACCGCTCACATCCGCCATCCGCGAAGACCGCAAGGACATCGTGTGGTTCCTCATCAACGAGGGCGGCGCCGACATCAACGCGCCCGGAGAGCATCTCCCCGTCGTCAAGGCCCTGCGCCGATACCGCGGCGACTccgagatcctcgagttTCTCCTCGAGCACGGCGCTGATCCTAACAAGGTGTACCGTGGGTGGAACGGTGTCATGcaggctgttgagaacgGCGATGAGCAGATCCTTCGTCTTCTGGGTGAGAAGGCTGGTTTCGACCTCGATGTgaaggatgagcttgacCGAGATGTCACTGAGATTGCTGCCTCTCGAGGCTGGGAGGAGGCAGTTCAGATTCTGAAGGAGTATGCCATGACAAAATCTGCTTAA